One Williamsia phyllosphaerae DNA segment encodes these proteins:
- a CDS encoding NAD(P)/FAD-dependent oxidoreductase, translating into MSAGVVVVGAGLGGARLAENLRQAGYSEPITLIGKESQIPYDRPPLSKAVLRGERDLVALKTPEWYAENHIHLLLDTEVEAVDLAAKKVDVGAGESLAFETLVLATGLDPRFLPDSAVQGGSAAAELDGVHVLRTYDDALELRAAAREGVRAVVVGAGFIGCEAAASLSILGATVTIVEPAPSALHAALGPTIGARVEKLHTDRGVTVRTGVGVAELLTADGAVTGIRLDDGSTLDADLVVLGIGSIPTTSLAESIGLDLSDRSVGGGIACDATGKTSADGVYALGDVANWSDETGEFGRRVEHWNHVVEQAKVVADAIAGTDKASSTPVVHYFWTDQFDLKIQCLGAPAADDDVHIVDEDGDKFLAYFSRDGILTGVVGAGRAGAVMKMRATVAARTPISDLV; encoded by the coding sequence ATGAGTGCTGGAGTGGTGGTGGTCGGTGCCGGGCTCGGTGGCGCGCGACTGGCGGAGAACCTGCGGCAGGCCGGGTACTCCGAGCCGATCACGCTGATCGGCAAGGAGAGTCAGATCCCCTATGACCGCCCGCCGCTGTCCAAGGCGGTGCTGCGTGGTGAGCGTGATCTGGTGGCCCTCAAGACGCCGGAGTGGTACGCCGAGAACCACATCCACCTGCTCCTCGACACCGAGGTCGAGGCCGTCGACCTCGCCGCGAAGAAGGTCGATGTCGGTGCGGGGGAGTCCCTGGCGTTCGAGACCCTGGTGTTGGCAACGGGTCTCGACCCGCGCTTCCTCCCCGACAGTGCTGTGCAGGGCGGCTCGGCTGCGGCCGAACTCGACGGCGTGCACGTCCTGCGCACCTATGACGACGCGCTCGAGCTGCGCGCCGCGGCGCGCGAGGGCGTACGGGCCGTGGTCGTCGGGGCCGGTTTCATCGGCTGCGAGGCGGCGGCGAGCCTGTCGATCCTCGGCGCGACGGTCACCATCGTCGAGCCGGCGCCGAGCGCACTGCACGCCGCGCTCGGACCGACCATCGGCGCACGCGTCGAGAAGCTGCACACCGACCGCGGCGTCACCGTCCGCACGGGGGTGGGCGTCGCCGAACTGTTGACCGCCGACGGCGCCGTCACCGGGATCAGGCTCGACGACGGGTCCACGCTCGACGCCGACCTCGTGGTGCTCGGCATCGGCTCGATCCCCACGACCTCGCTCGCCGAGTCCATCGGCCTGGACCTCTCCGATCGTTCGGTCGGCGGCGGGATCGCCTGCGACGCCACCGGAAAGACCTCCGCCGACGGCGTCTACGCGCTCGGAGACGTCGCGAACTGGTCCGACGAGACCGGCGAGTTCGGTCGGCGCGTCGAGCACTGGAATCACGTCGTCGAACAGGCGAAGGTCGTCGCCGACGCGATCGCGGGCACCGACAAGGCGTCCTCGACCCCGGTGGTCCACTACTTCTGGACCGACCAGTTCGATCTCAAGATCCAGTGCCTGGGCGCGCCCGCGGCCGACGACGACGTCCACATCGTCGACGAGGACGGCGACAAGTTCCTCGCCTACTTCAGCCGCGACGGCATCCTGACCGGTGTGGTCGGTGCCGGACGAGCCGGCGCGGTGATGAAGATGCGGGCAACCGTCGCGGCGCGGACCCCCATCTCCGACCTGGTGTAG
- a CDS encoding universal stress protein: MTVVVGYRPGFGGEEALELGIAMAGSLDLRLEIVIALPRPWTTPSMAKVDAEFASYAARLGEESERAAHAALSRHSVTAPVGVHRVTERSVSVALTKVSGELEAQFLVMGTRHRTRGGFSLGSTTSRMIHSSEIPLALAPPDYIAPPGGLSGVTCAYSATADGTDVVAGASTIASSAGVRLRVASFGVAPADMYPPEVGLDAERGVLAAWVDQTTAAQSALRTSGLIDPSVATVIGTGADYTAALAAIDWPAGEVLAIGTTPRSPVKRVFLGSTATRILGGATVPVIVLPG, encoded by the coding sequence GTGACCGTGGTCGTCGGGTACCGACCGGGGTTCGGTGGCGAGGAGGCGCTCGAACTCGGCATCGCCATGGCCGGGTCGCTGGACCTGCGTCTGGAGATCGTGATCGCGCTCCCCCGGCCCTGGACCACGCCGTCGATGGCCAAGGTCGACGCCGAGTTCGCCTCGTACGCTGCGCGACTCGGCGAGGAGTCCGAACGGGCCGCGCACGCCGCGCTCTCCCGGCACTCGGTCACCGCACCGGTCGGGGTCCACCGGGTCACCGAGCGGTCGGTGAGTGTCGCGTTGACGAAGGTGTCGGGTGAACTCGAGGCACAGTTCCTGGTGATGGGCACCCGCCACCGCACCCGCGGGGGCTTCTCCCTGGGGTCCACGACGAGTCGGATGATCCACTCCAGCGAGATCCCGCTCGCCCTCGCACCCCCCGACTACATCGCACCCCCGGGCGGGTTGAGCGGCGTGACGTGCGCCTACTCGGCCACCGCCGACGGCACCGATGTCGTGGCAGGCGCGAGCACGATCGCCTCCTCGGCCGGGGTCCGGTTGCGGGTGGCCAGCTTCGGGGTGGCGCCGGCGGACATGTATCCGCCCGAGGTCGGTCTCGACGCCGAACGCGGTGTGCTCGCCGCATGGGTGGACCAGACGACCGCCGCCCAGTCCGCGCTGCGCACGTCCGGTCTGATCGACCCGTCGGTGGCCACCGTGATCGGGACCGGTGCCGACTACACCGCCGCGCTGGCCGCCATCGACTGGCCCGCGGGAGAGGTACTGGCCATCGGGACGACACCGCGCAGTCCGGTCAAGCGGGTGTTCCTCGGTTCGACGGCCACCCGGATCCTCGGTGGCGCAACGGTTCCGGTCATCGTCCTCCCGGGCTGA
- a CDS encoding nSTAND1 domain-containing NTPase, with the protein MRPDEVRTREDLARGLTEIRENAGLSIRETASRAGAIAGTLSGWFTGKHAPTAANESVFRTVLEVCGVTDPTEQDSWVAAAARARKPGARRSLDAPTPYRGFESFQVEDADWFFGREDAVERLVDTVLDQVERPTAVIAGHERTPIITLVGSSGAGKSSMLRAGLLSRIGEEGPFAGWRYALMTPSADPSAAVAEAVAGLPAGDGPVVLAVDQLEELWTLVDDAPVRMSFADALLSPAARVEQLVIVLAIRADHYGSVAGNPRLATALQNGHVLVPGLDDAGLREVIVGPARTAGLDVADDLVELLLADLRPAGATVGYAGSLPLLSHALLSTWSASDKRRLTVADYLATGRIRGAVEQTAEKVYSGLDYAEKQVARRQMLSMSHVDDEVATRRRAALDELGFITTANTNIKRDVRQRRAAEVLERFAGARLVTVAETYAEITHETLFSAWPRLAGWIEEDRANLVIHRRLHTAMQMWEEGDRSPDLLPRGGRLVAFTEFAAAPENGSRLRPREERFLDLATDREKRRESVQRRHVRQLRRVAMAATVFAVVALVAAVVAIVARSEAVSQERATDQLRRDAQSAQLAVQADELRTTDPSLAVQLAMSAYRLSPTMEARSSVLDASAEAIPVRHFTASGPGSIARSPDGSMIAVVNADNRVRLFASGTGGVGRSLAEFGGADRELPLYAVAFGADSRTLYTAGAAPLTIWDLSDRTRPRRIEGAPVIPETVRDLAIDPAGDLLTAAVDNAGTLAFRRVTSAGGGAGGPDAVGMRWEPVALPADVAGKGTAVALSRNGSQLATARGGNKRVDLYRVVADRIERTASIPLPGSDNVEARALTFSPIGDLAVALNSRDVKLYSLTDPARPVLTRDLTGFESYVNDVDFSPDGGRLLGASSDNTSRVVDLRGNQPDRVLKSGAVVSSAVFDGDHVAGLSEDGYLRVWGPDDPGVQAGVDPTFQFAFDARGTDFISGNAATDGSLSQWRIGEGPDITRRGPLLAPPPGDKFASLSLGASGRLAVAGSVTGQVFLADYSDPARPVLAGPPLKVLPDLAETVDISERSELVVAGTLSSNRFAVVDISDPARPTSTAAVDIGDGVAWTNLDDAGTRAIVTTPRGYVVLLDLSDRRAPRILFREKMFDTLALAARFSPDQRSVVVTSATKQVKVVDISDPTRPQVVDEMTGPSSTIYGGAFSRDGRLVAAGAADGDLWLWDVTRRGHPAAVARLRAYPGRIYDVQFGADDRTVLATGAAGVIQSWTTDPDRVAASVCASGTALLTREEWARYLPTADYVSPCR; encoded by the coding sequence GTGAGGCCCGACGAGGTCCGGACACGTGAGGATCTGGCCCGTGGGCTGACCGAGATCCGGGAGAACGCGGGCCTGTCCATCCGCGAGACGGCGTCGCGAGCGGGGGCGATCGCGGGCACCCTGTCGGGCTGGTTCACCGGTAAGCACGCCCCCACGGCCGCCAACGAGAGCGTGTTCCGAACGGTCCTGGAGGTCTGCGGGGTCACCGATCCCACCGAACAGGACTCATGGGTCGCTGCGGCGGCCCGCGCCCGCAAGCCCGGTGCCCGCCGATCCCTCGACGCCCCCACGCCCTACCGCGGGTTCGAGTCGTTCCAGGTCGAGGACGCCGACTGGTTCTTCGGACGCGAGGACGCCGTCGAGCGACTCGTGGACACCGTGCTCGATCAGGTCGAACGGCCGACCGCGGTCATCGCCGGCCACGAACGCACGCCGATCATCACCCTCGTCGGTTCGTCGGGCGCGGGCAAGTCGTCGATGCTGCGGGCCGGTCTGTTGTCGCGGATCGGCGAGGAGGGACCGTTCGCGGGGTGGCGGTACGCGCTGATGACCCCGTCGGCCGACCCGTCCGCCGCGGTCGCCGAGGCGGTCGCGGGACTGCCCGCCGGGGACGGCCCGGTCGTGCTCGCGGTGGATCAACTCGAGGAGTTGTGGACGCTCGTCGACGACGCGCCCGTCCGTATGTCGTTCGCCGATGCGTTGTTGTCGCCGGCCGCGCGTGTCGAGCAGTTGGTGATCGTGCTCGCGATCCGCGCCGATCACTACGGCTCGGTCGCGGGCAACCCGCGCCTGGCGACCGCGCTGCAGAACGGGCACGTCCTCGTGCCCGGACTCGACGACGCGGGACTGCGTGAGGTCATCGTCGGCCCCGCCCGCACGGCAGGGCTCGACGTCGCCGACGACCTCGTCGAACTGCTGTTGGCCGACCTTCGTCCGGCGGGCGCCACCGTCGGATACGCGGGGTCGCTGCCGCTGCTCTCCCACGCACTGCTCTCGACGTGGTCGGCGTCGGACAAGCGGCGGCTCACGGTCGCGGACTATCTCGCGACCGGACGCATCCGCGGGGCGGTGGAGCAGACCGCCGAGAAGGTCTACTCCGGGCTCGACTACGCCGAGAAGCAGGTCGCCCGTCGGCAGATGCTGTCGATGAGCCACGTCGACGACGAGGTCGCGACCCGCAGGCGCGCGGCGCTCGACGAGCTCGGGTTCATCACCACGGCGAACACGAACATCAAACGGGACGTGCGGCAGCGTCGGGCCGCGGAGGTCCTCGAACGGTTCGCCGGGGCCCGGCTGGTCACCGTCGCCGAGACCTACGCGGAGATCACCCACGAGACGCTGTTCTCGGCCTGGCCCCGGCTGGCCGGGTGGATCGAGGAGGACCGTGCCAACCTCGTGATCCACCGCCGACTCCACACCGCGATGCAGATGTGGGAGGAGGGTGACCGCAGCCCCGATCTGTTGCCGAGGGGCGGCCGTCTGGTCGCGTTCACCGAGTTCGCCGCGGCGCCGGAGAACGGGTCGCGCCTGCGTCCCCGGGAGGAGCGTTTCCTCGATCTGGCCACCGACCGCGAGAAGCGCCGGGAGTCGGTGCAGCGTCGACACGTGCGGCAGCTGCGTCGGGTGGCCATGGCGGCCACGGTGTTCGCGGTGGTCGCGTTGGTCGCGGCCGTGGTCGCGATCGTCGCCCGGTCCGAGGCGGTGTCGCAGGAGCGTGCGACCGATCAGCTCCGTCGCGACGCGCAGAGCGCGCAGCTCGCCGTGCAGGCCGACGAACTGCGCACCACCGACCCGTCGCTCGCGGTGCAGTTGGCGATGTCGGCGTACCGACTCTCGCCGACCATGGAGGCCAGGTCGAGTGTGCTCGACGCGTCCGCCGAGGCGATCCCGGTTCGCCACTTCACCGCGTCAGGGCCCGGGTCCATCGCGCGGTCGCCGGACGGGTCGATGATCGCGGTCGTCAACGCCGACAACCGGGTCCGACTCTTCGCGTCCGGAACCGGTGGGGTCGGGCGCTCGCTCGCCGAGTTCGGCGGGGCCGACCGCGAACTGCCGCTCTACGCGGTCGCCTTCGGCGCGGACTCCCGGACCCTGTACACCGCCGGCGCGGCGCCGCTGACGATCTGGGATCTGAGCGACCGCACCCGGCCCCGGCGGATCGAGGGCGCTCCGGTCATCCCCGAGACGGTCCGTGACCTCGCGATCGACCCGGCGGGCGATCTGCTGACCGCCGCGGTCGACAACGCGGGCACGCTCGCCTTCCGCAGGGTGACGTCCGCAGGCGGTGGGGCGGGCGGGCCCGATGCGGTCGGGATGCGATGGGAACCGGTGGCGCTGCCCGCGGACGTGGCCGGAAAGGGCACCGCCGTCGCCCTCTCACGCAACGGTTCTCAGTTGGCCACCGCGCGCGGCGGCAACAAACGTGTCGACCTGTACCGCGTGGTCGCCGACCGCATCGAACGGACCGCGTCGATACCGCTGCCCGGGTCGGACAACGTCGAGGCACGGGCGCTGACGTTCTCGCCGATCGGTGATCTGGCGGTCGCCCTCAACTCACGCGACGTGAAGTTGTACTCGCTCACCGACCCGGCCCGACCGGTCCTGACCCGTGATCTGACCGGCTTCGAGAGCTACGTCAACGATGTCGACTTCAGCCCGGACGGTGGACGGCTGCTCGGCGCGAGTTCGGACAACACGTCGCGGGTCGTGGATCTGCGGGGCAACCAGCCCGATCGCGTGCTCAAGAGCGGCGCCGTCGTGAGCTCCGCGGTGTTCGACGGCGATCACGTTGCCGGGTTGTCCGAGGACGGCTACCTGCGGGTGTGGGGTCCGGATGACCCCGGGGTGCAGGCGGGCGTCGATCCCACGTTCCAGTTCGCGTTCGACGCACGCGGGACCGACTTCATCAGCGGGAACGCCGCGACCGACGGCTCGCTGTCGCAGTGGAGGATCGGCGAAGGGCCCGACATCACCCGACGCGGCCCGCTGCTGGCGCCGCCGCCGGGTGACAAGTTCGCGTCGCTGTCCCTGGGCGCCTCGGGGCGGCTCGCGGTGGCAGGGTCGGTGACCGGTCAGGTGTTCCTCGCCGACTACTCCGATCCCGCGCGGCCGGTCCTGGCGGGTCCGCCGCTGAAGGTTCTGCCCGATCTCGCCGAGACCGTCGACATCAGCGAGCGGTCGGAGTTGGTGGTCGCGGGCACGCTGTCGTCGAACCGGTTCGCCGTCGTCGACATCTCCGACCCGGCTCGACCCACCTCGACCGCGGCCGTCGACATCGGCGACGGCGTCGCGTGGACCAACCTCGACGACGCGGGCACCCGCGCGATCGTCACGACGCCGCGCGGCTACGTCGTGCTGCTCGACCTGAGTGATCGGCGGGCACCACGCATCCTGTTCCGCGAGAAGATGTTCGACACCCTGGCGCTGGCCGCCCGATTCAGCCCCGACCAGCGTTCGGTCGTGGTCACCTCGGCGACCAAGCAGGTCAAGGTCGTCGACATCTCCGATCCCACGCGGCCGCAGGTCGTCGACGAGATGACCGGCCCGAGCAGCACGATCTACGGCGGTGCCTTCTCTCGCGACGGTCGACTGGTCGCCGCCGGCGCGGCCGACGGGGACCTCTGGCTGTGGGACGTGACCCGCCGCGGGCACCCGGCGGCCGTGGCGCGGTTGCGCGCATACCCGGGTCGGATCTACGACGTCCAGTTCGGCGCCGACGACCGAACGGTCCTGGCCACCGGCGCGGCCGGTGTCATCCAGTCGTGGACGACCGACCCGGATCGGGTCGCGGCGTCGGTCTGTGCGTCGGGCACGGCGCTGTTGACCAGGGAGGAGTGGGCCCGGTACCTGCCCACCGCCGACTACGTCAGCCCGTGTCGCTGA
- a CDS encoding DNA alkylation repair protein, which translates to MNPPRPTATAVRAAVDDLADPTRAANAQRFFKTGPGDYGEGDRFIGVTVPQLRSVVKKFTGLDERGVRSLLDGAIHEHRLIGLFLLRDGFERADTDEQRERWVDLYLDAVRRGRVNNWDLVDSSADPILGEWLVDRPRGLLTELAADDTLWTRRVGIVATFAFIRRGDATALYDLAPLVIGDRRDLIQKACGWMLREAGKRCDRDELIAFLEQHAHEMGRTALSYATEHLEPEHRRALRALR; encoded by the coding sequence GTGAACCCGCCACGGCCCACCGCGACCGCGGTGCGTGCCGCCGTCGACGATCTCGCCGACCCGACACGAGCGGCGAACGCGCAGCGGTTCTTCAAGACGGGCCCCGGCGACTACGGCGAGGGTGATCGCTTCATCGGGGTCACTGTCCCCCAACTGCGTTCGGTCGTGAAGAAGTTCACCGGACTCGACGAACGCGGTGTGCGCTCGCTGCTCGACGGCGCGATCCACGAACACCGGCTGATCGGACTGTTCCTGCTGCGCGACGGATTCGAGCGGGCGGACACCGATGAGCAGCGGGAGCGGTGGGTGGATCTCTACCTCGACGCGGTGCGACGTGGTCGGGTGAACAACTGGGATCTGGTCGACAGCTCGGCCGATCCGATCCTCGGCGAATGGCTCGTCGATCGGCCCCGCGGCCTGCTCACCGAACTGGCGGCCGACGACACGCTGTGGACTCGACGGGTGGGCATCGTCGCCACGTTCGCGTTCATCAGACGAGGCGACGCTACCGCGCTGTACGACCTGGCCCCGCTCGTCATCGGTGACCGGCGAGACCTCATTCAGAAGGCGTGCGGCTGGATGCTGCGGGAGGCCGGGAAACGCTGCGACAGAGACGAACTGATCGCATTTCTCGAACAGCACGCGCATGAGATGGGCCGCACCGCCCTGTCGTACGCCACCGAACATCTCGAACCCGAGCACCGCAGGGCGCTGCGCGCACTGCGTTGA
- a CDS encoding amino acid permease: MAARPTGPAPLNPAPLSRSTLLRRKPIPTGWAAESDTGLKRNITTVQLASFGIGSTIGTGIFFVMSVAVPEAGPSVIVSFVFAGLAAGLAALCYAEMASAVPVSGSTYSYAYATLGELTAMAVAGCLLLEYGVSTAAVSVGWSGYLNELLGDLNIPEIPHALSAAPFDADPGVVNLPAIILVAMCAMLLIRGASESARANTIMVAIKLAVLTMFVVIAFTAFNDDNLTPFFTDGAHGVTLAAGTIFFSFIGLDTISTAGEEVKDPQRTMPRALLAALATVVLVYVLVALAAVAAQPTENFAKQQSAGLAQILNDVTGQTWPSLILSAGAVISIFSVTLVTLYGQTRILFAMGRDGMLPEFFTKVNPRTLTPVNNTIVVAIVVAILAGFIPLDYLADMVSVGTLVAFIVVSLGVIILRRRQPDLERPFRVPLYPITPILAIAACAYILYGLHWYTFVFFGIWVGAVIAFYLLWGRHHSALNKPGPDDAGLGTPTTEAAP, encoded by the coding sequence ATGGCTGCACGTCCGACCGGCCCGGCGCCGCTGAACCCGGCACCTCTGTCACGGTCGACCCTGCTCCGACGCAAACCGATCCCCACCGGCTGGGCGGCCGAGTCCGACACCGGCCTCAAACGCAACATCACCACGGTCCAGTTGGCGAGTTTCGGCATCGGGTCGACCATCGGCACCGGCATCTTCTTCGTCATGTCGGTCGCGGTGCCCGAGGCCGGGCCGTCGGTGATCGTCTCGTTCGTCTTCGCGGGCCTCGCCGCCGGACTGGCCGCGCTGTGTTACGCCGAGATGGCTTCGGCCGTACCGGTCTCCGGGTCGACCTACTCCTACGCGTACGCCACCCTCGGTGAGCTGACCGCGATGGCGGTGGCCGGTTGTCTGCTGCTCGAGTACGGGGTGTCGACGGCGGCGGTGTCGGTCGGCTGGAGCGGCTACCTCAACGAACTGCTCGGCGATCTGAACATCCCGGAGATCCCGCACGCATTGAGCGCAGCCCCGTTCGACGCCGATCCCGGAGTGGTCAACCTCCCCGCGATCATCCTCGTCGCCATGTGCGCGATGCTGCTGATCCGTGGAGCCAGCGAATCCGCGCGTGCCAACACGATCATGGTGGCCATCAAGCTCGCGGTTCTCACCATGTTCGTCGTCATCGCGTTCACCGCGTTCAACGACGACAACCTGACCCCGTTCTTCACCGACGGCGCGCACGGCGTGACCCTCGCCGCTGGCACGATCTTCTTCTCCTTCATCGGACTCGACACCATCTCGACGGCCGGCGAGGAGGTCAAGGACCCGCAGCGGACCATGCCGCGGGCGCTGCTCGCCGCGCTGGCGACCGTCGTGCTGGTCTACGTGTTGGTGGCGCTCGCGGCGGTCGCCGCGCAGCCGACGGAGAACTTCGCGAAGCAGCAGAGTGCCGGCCTGGCCCAGATCCTCAACGATGTCACCGGCCAGACCTGGCCCTCGCTGATCCTGTCGGCGGGCGCGGTCATCTCGATCTTCTCGGTGACCCTGGTGACGCTGTACGGGCAGACCCGAATCCTGTTCGCGATGGGCCGCGACGGCATGCTGCCGGAGTTCTTCACCAAGGTGAACCCCCGCACCCTGACCCCGGTCAACAACACGATCGTGGTGGCCATCGTCGTCGCGATCCTGGCCGGTTTCATCCCGCTGGACTACCTGGCCGACATGGTCTCGGTGGGCACGCTGGTGGCGTTCATCGTCGTCAGCCTCGGCGTCATCATCCTGCGCCGACGCCAACCCGACCTCGAGCGCCCGTTCCGCGTGCCGCTGTACCCGATCACCCCCATCCTCGCGATCGCCGCGTGCGCCTACATCCTCTACGGGCTGCACTGGTACACCTTCGTCTTCTTCGGGATCTGGGTCGGCGCGGTCATCGCCTTCTATCTGCTGTGGGGACGTCATCATTCCGCGCTGAACAAGCCCGGCCCCGACGACGCCGGTCTGGGGACCCCGACGACCGAGGCAGCTCCGTGA